TCGCGGGCCACAGCCGGCCGTAGCGCAGGGCGAGCAGCCCGGCGAGCAGGATCAGCAGCCCGCCGGCGGCCGCGACGTACGGCCAGCCGGTGTTGGTGAGCGCGTGGACGGTGGCGGAGCTGTCGCCGCTCACCTCGGCGGCCCGCTCGTCCAGCGCGGAGCCGTCGGAGACGGCCGCCAGGGCGGCGACGGCGATACCGGCACCGGACAGCGCGAGCAGCCCGGCGACGACGAGGCGGCCGGCCCGGCGGACGGCGAAGACCGCGACGAGCGCGGCGAGGCCCACTATGGCGAGCGCCGCGGGGACGCCCGTGACGTCGCTGCCCTTGGCCGTCAGCGGGAACGCTCCGCCGGCCACCGCCGCGGTGCCCTCCGCCCAGCGCTGCCGGGTCGCGAGCAGCGCCACGGCCGCGCCGAGCGCGCCGAACAGCAGGGCCACGGCGAGGCTCCGCCGGCCGGACCGGGCGGATGCGGGGGCTTCGGAACGAAGGTGAGGTACGGCAGTCACGTACTCCACTATCGCCTGAACCCCCCGCGCACCGGCACCCGGGGTTGCTATGAGAAGCGCCCTATCGCCCGAGGCGGTTCGCCGTGTGCACCGCCCGCAGCACCGCCGCCGCCTTGTTGCGGCACTCCTGGTCCTCGGCGACCGGGTCGGAGTCCGCGACGACGCCCGCGCCGGCCTGGACGTACGCGACGCCGTCGCGGAGCAGGGCGGTGCGGATGGCGATCGCGGTGTCGGAGTCGCCGGCGAAGTCCAGATAGCCGACGCAGCCGCCGTACAGGCCGCGCCGGGACGGCTCCAGTTCGTCGATGATCTGCATCGCGCGGGGCTTGGGGGCGCCGGAGAGGGTGCCGGCCGGGAAGCACGCGGTGAGCACGTCGAAGGCGGTGCGGCCGGGGGCCACCTTGCCGGTGACGGTGGAGACGATGTGCATCA
This sequence is a window from Streptomyces rubradiris. Protein-coding genes within it:
- a CDS encoding TIGR02234 family membrane protein — its product is MEYVTAVPHLRSEAPASARSGRRSLAVALLFGALGAAVALLATRQRWAEGTAAVAGGAFPLTAKGSDVTGVPAALAIVGLAALVAVFAVRRAGRLVVAGLLALSGAGIAVAALAAVSDGSALDERAAEVSGDSSATVHALTNTGWPYVAAAGGLLILLAGLLALRYGRLWPAMSGRYERGAARPRRTARPADPERPEEIWKALDRGEDPTGA